Genomic segment of Salvia hispanica cultivar TCC Black 2014 chromosome 2, UniMelb_Shisp_WGS_1.0, whole genome shotgun sequence:
aaactgattttgaagtgaaaatacctaaaatatccaattatGTATGTAGAAATTCTCTACGTTTACACTGCTCTTCAGAGAATATCGTGTACAACCACAACTTTTACAAAACATAGAAATTGTTCAGTCTAATATTAGTTATATTACTAACCGAATAAAGTTTTTAGCAAAAGAAGTTATGCTAAAAGACAATAGAGGATCTGATAGGGATATAACAATATTAGGTGCAATgttctgtttttattttatttatatataacgGCCTCAGTTTATTATTCACATGAACCAAGTAGgtacatataaaattatcttcactacacacattttatttcttaataaaataactattCGAAAAAATACTTAAACTAACTCACACATTTTACACCCAAAAGAAACTTCCATAAAACACATTATTTACACAATTAAGatctaaaaacataaaatgattcaatgatctaaaaatatagttatGCATGTTTTTCCACATATAGTCCAAATTGCTTTAAATTTTCACCAGAAATTCAACATTAGTCAGTAGAAAATACAGTTTTTCAGGCATACACACAAAAATACACATAGTAAAAAACATACATGCATGCCACGTACCCAAAATACatacattatacatatattacaaatttacatatatagaGCTTTGGCCGGTTTGGATAAGGACGTTCTGTTTCATAAACCGCAGCAAAAAAGTTGTTTCAAATTGGCTCTATATATATCACCCCTCATCAAAACAAACTCTCATTATCTATTCTTCAATTCcattttaacatatttttcctCTCTAAAATATGAGTCAAGCCAAAGCCTTGCATTTGGTGTTTGGAGTTCTTGGTaacatttatttcttcttaattccatttttttttgctttaataattttgcttgattaatttctgttttttgttttaggaaATGCTACtggtttgtttttgtttctctcACCCTCGTGAGTACTAAATTCTCatcacatttttattcatttattatgaattttattatattgtgttagttaattttggggaaattattactataaatgtaGGGTTACTTTCAAGAGGATCATCATGAACAAATCAACTGAGCAATTCTCAGGCGTACCATATGTTATGACATTGCTCAATTGTTTACTTGCAGCTTGGTATGTAcagtagtacttattttttatttaattttaaattccaattttttttaaaaaaaaatgcatagtACTTACCATTTTTTTGAATTCTCTATTTTTGAGTTATATAGTAAATATTTGTGACATGTACAAAAATGCAGGTATGGGTTGCCTTTCATATCACCAAACAACTATTTGGTTTCAGCAATAAATGGGACAGGAATAGTGATTGAGTCAATTTATGTCCTAATATTTCTTGTATATGCTCCTAAGAAGGAGAAAAGAAGAATCATGGCTCTTCTCTTTGTGATTCTTGCAATATTTTCCACTGTTGCTTTGGTCTCTATTTTTGCCCTCAAACAGGAGAAGAAAAGGCAGTTGTTTTGTGGTTTTGCTGCCACTATTTTCTCCATCATAATGTATGCTTCTCCTCTCTCAGTCATGGTATGTATCATCCTTCTATTTCTCttgattaaattcaatatgtttttctttttcatataattgaattaatgaaatttttttggatgagcAGAGAATGGTAATCAAAACCAAAAGTGTAGAATATATGCCATTTCTCTTGTCACTGTTTGTCTTCCTATGTGGTACTTCATGGTTCATTTATGGCCTCATTGGTAACGACAAGTTTCTCTATGTGAGTAcattttcttctacttcttTTAAGAATAATTCTATGTTTTCATGTTGAAATTAGTCATTAGTTGAAAGTGTAGGGCCCACAATTGCTTTTGAACCGATTTTTTTTCTACCGTTTCTCCACTTATAAACCAAATTGAGTCATATAACCAGTGATTCTGATTTAACCATACATACTCACCTAAAAGTATAGGGTAgattgaatatataaataatagaattgtCAAGTTGGGCCATTGGGCCAGAATTATTCAAGCCATTGGAACCGAAAATAAGTTTGATTATACAAAACAACTCGAGGTCGGGTCGAGCTAGCCCAAATTTGTTCCCAATCAGGTTCAAAGCCCATTTCCTCGACCGGCTTCCACTTTTGATAGCTCTAATAAACagttatttttagttaagtATGATAATAATctgataaattttcaaaaataaatgttgatACTGATGCaatttatttgcatattaatatattgCAGATTCCTAATGGATTTGGGTGTTTTTTGGGAGCAATGCAATTGACTTTGTATGGCATCTACCGCAAGAACAAAGATGAAGTCAAGAAGCCCACAATGGATGAGAATTTAGAAATGGGCCTTGCAGATTCTCACCAGCCCAAGCAGCCAACCCATGCCAAAAATGGCCAGCCTTAAcctttcaatttaaaaagaaaaaaaaaaacagggggatgagaaaaaagataaatccCCACTTATTATTATAGGGGGTTTAATTAGTATGGGTTTCTCATTGGTAGAAATGAACGTAATAGTTTCACACCAATTTGAGTTAACAAGTGTGTTCTTGTTAACCATGTTAGAGGACTTTTATTGGTATCTTGGTTTCAAGATATGTAATTCCAGCGCTatgtaatatttatatgtatggTAATGATCACAAGCTTATTACACATATAAATTTCACAATTAATCTacgttaaattttttataaatttctaaaattaaaaaccgtatgaattatttattggtAAAAGACTACTCCACTAAACTTGTTTAAATTGGGCCGCTTTGTGTGGGCCTTATTGATGCGGTccattagtatttattttggtaaataacctaaatttataatttcaatttgttcCTTTACGCTTTAATACAATTAAGGTCTTATATCCAAAAACATATCTAGTTATTACACAGACAAGAGAAATAATACTTACTATTACTTAAAATGAGCGTGACTTTCcaaattagtatttatttaaatgagcGGCTTTTTTTGTGTAAGTctgtgttttaattttggagaGACAAGTAAttcaacaagaaaatattgaaGTAATTAACTGTTGGaacaataaaaagagaaaaatagaaatcgtCGACGGTGGGAGAGAGAAGACCGATTTGgggtttttttcttcttcctatTTTGTGCAATTTGGAGACAATTGAGAGAGAAGCATCGATAagtggagggagtatatgtggGCTGCTCCattttatcatattaattGGGCCAACATATTAAGAAAAGAGGGGCTGAAGTTGGGGTCCTCTATTATCTTGGGAGATTTGGGCTTATGAACTAATTAAGCTACTTAGGCCAGGTTAAGTGTTTTGGGCCAGCCAGTATAATCAACGTCATGGGCCAAAATAAATCGCAGTTGGGCCTGACGCGAGATGACACTGATCCATGCCACTTTTGATAGCTCTAATATAcagttattttagttaaacGTATAATAATctgataaattttcaaaaacaaatGTTGATACTGGTGCAATTTATTTGGACATAAATATTTTGCAGATTTCTAATGGATTTGGGAGTTTTTTGGGAGCAATACAATTGATTTTGTATGGCATCTAGTCATCTACTATAAGAACAAAGATGAAGTCGAGAAGCCCATAATCGATGGGAATTTAGAAATGGGCCTTTCAGATTCTCACCAACCCAAGCAGCCAGCCTTaacatttcaataaatagaaggaaaaaaaaacaggaggatgagaaaaagataaatcCCACTTATCATCATAGAAATGAATGTAATAGTggtatttatctttttcttataATCTTAAAAAACAGGAGGAtgagaaaaagataaatcCCACTCTAATTGGGCCGCTTTGAATAGGTCTTATAGATCCGGTCCATTAGAAGTTTAtaggattatttatttttgtaaataacctaaatttataattacaatTTGTAACTTTTTGCTTTGATTAAGGTCTTATGTTGAAGAACAATACTTCCTCTACCTCATATTACTTGCACTTTCCTATTTCGACTCATCCCAAACTACTtacactatttttattttaagtaagaATTCAGGTATTtagttaatatattaaaattaattaagtgttCTATTATTAAGTGAACTCTAGTTACatttaaatactaatttaatatactaaaatatcaatttcaaattttgtgtaaGTCTGTGTTATATTTTTGGAGACAAAAGAAAttcaacaagaaaatattgaagtaattaattgttggaacaataaaaaaaataaaatagcattCGTTGGAAGGAAATGGTACATAGCATTTGCATATatgaaaagaaagtaaaacGGTCCCGGCGGAGTTAATCTCACCGCTGCAATAAATACGGTGGTTACCTAAACCCCAAGgcaatattatttaattatttatttggtaCTTCACTTTTGTTAAACTAACTAGCGATAAGCATATTAGTTATGTATCCAACCATTTAAATGTCGCAATACAACAATGGACTTCagcaaatatatttttctacaataagatgtcatttttaatgaatgttgaattgatttttaaaacttatctTATTATTCTTTACATTGAAATTCAGCGATGCATGGCTAAATTGGAACGGTTGGTTTAGCCAGAAATCTTCTGATTGGcgatttcaaaattatgaccagaacaattaaaaacatgTTGAAACAGAAATGGCTACGCTGTCTAGGCGATCCGGTTACTATGTCGTAAATATCGAAGCACAAATATCCAATTATGTTAGAAGTTGGATAAAATCGGGAAAAGCCGGAGAaaatttgagaagaaaaaactTGTAAAAATATCATGTATGAACCATCAATTTTGAATCAAAACCGGAACATGTGCGAAACCGGATTCAACGCTTTCAAACTGGCAAGAGTTAAGAGCTCGggtttttaataaatgaggtttttttttcacttcttattgATAAATGAAGTTGGGCATATATACTTTGCTCCAACTTTTATTCtacatataatattagtaatggATAGAACCACTATaacaaaaaaccaaaaaaaaaaaaaaactggctaacgattttttttttagtcgATTAAGGACGTTAattcgtttttattaaaatatatcaccTATTCTGTAAAAATCGTCTTCATTTTTGATgtcccacttaaaataaaGGGATGCAAATGAAAGtgatacaaaaaataaaaagttaaggCGTAGTGGACAAATGATTTAAGAACACTATTCTTTGCGTCCTAAactttagtatttttaaaaaaaattccaacacGAGTACTTGTGTCTTTAATTTTGTGTCCTTATATGACGAGTTTGTTATAGTGAACGAACGAAACCTTTAAAGTCGGAACTACTGAATGAGTGATCGACAACTGCTCAAAAGATTGAATATAATAGAATTTTCCGATACTCTGTGATCGACGGCGCACTCCATCCATCCATGTATTATCAGTATCACTAGGCTTATTTTGGCCTAATAATTTAACATTGTATGTACAATTATGTTATGTATATTACATATCGTGATATCGTGGTATATAGAAAATCACATATATTTGTAATGCGTACTATCAAGGACCAAGtcaaacaaaatttatcataaaattcgAAGTGGCGTCATTGCATTTCTCACGTGATTGATATTGCAACTTATTgatacctaattaaattattcactcatcatcatcaattcATCATCTATCATAAATGTTTGTTACAATCTGCGGCTGAGTTGCTGagtatctctctctttctctacaCACAAATACTAATTTCTGCATGAGAGATTCGATAAGGACCATGTAAACAAGCCCTTATCTTAACGGCAATGTAATGTATACGTTGAAAACCTtgattcattttatatttctttaacataaattattgataatgtCTGCTGATTGCGATCGGAACAATGATCTTGATTGTTTTGTTGCACCCAGTAGCATATTCAGGAAACGAAATTTATGGGGTTAGACACTGAAGATCGTCACTAGACACTAATTACAATAGTATGCTATGAGTTTCATTATCAAGCTAATTAATAATGTTGATGTAGAGATGTTAATACATTGTGAAGTTTCAATTggactttttatttttaaaaaaagattttaatggataatatattaattattgggGTGATTTGTATTTTGGTTAGAATTTGGATGTTTTCATGAAGTGGGGTTGCTCACTCTTTACGTATTGCTTTGCAATTATTCTTGTTGCTCTTTTCCCTCTCCATggctattaattaattatagaataaACACTCAATTAGTGATAGaaatttacaattataatACCACTATACTGTCACTCTCCTTATGCACGGATTTGtacaattttgtaaattagaaacatttcactaataatcatatactgaattttattagaaataatagcatgttaattagaaatatatagtagcatataattattgaattttgatcaaattttgattttgccTAATACCTAACAATTATTGAACAATCAGTTTTATCTGATTCTGCTAACTAGACTCTCATAAGTCATATCCAAATCATGTTCAATTAATCACGTGAAATTTAAGACATTAAAAGCAACACCATTTTGATAAGACAAGTGcaatttatagaaaatgaaggaggtttttaattttattttgaagtaaATAGGAAAAATGTTACTTTTAATGATTATAGAGCTACAAGACATTTGCTAGACACATCTTGTTACCATATTCgaagatgataaaaaaatactttaaaaagttTGATTTAAAGGATCAACCATTTTATAAAGTTTGTGGTTAGAGAATTAAAAGCAACCATTAATCGCATTCCAAAAGTTGTGGATGTTTCTAGTGAAACATCGAGAGATCCAacctaatttcattttatgtagTGAACCAATTATTTCACTACTTAACTCATCTTAGCGGCAAATTCGATCTAAATTTAAGGGAAATTGTAggaaaatcatgaatttttgCTCTAATTCTGCTGCACATTCGATCTAAATTTAAGGGAAATTATAGGAAAATTTGTAAAGTTACTCTAATTCCGGTATGTCatacaatttcaaaaatcagTCAAGTGAAATTTAGATTTGGTCGCAagacgaaaaaaaaatgtctactgtagtactatatatgtatttcCGCATCAACGACATTGTTTTCTATATGAATAGACAACATCATTAAACTCACTGGAGATGACGATCACATATGATTTCCCATATATCATATCagataattttatcaaaaattatttGGCATGAAATGATCGTGAATAAATCCAAACTCCAGGATTGTTCGACAAAACAGATCAGAATTTAACCAAACTTCATATTACATCGTGTTTCGTCTATCGTTCACTTGTGAGTATAATGTGAAATGATTTGAGCTTTAAATAAACTATTAACTTACTATTTTCttgataaaagataaaaaatattcttttaacaCAAGCAAAATTGTGAGTACAAAAGCTGTATTATAAGTAGAATCTCAAAATATGGCTGCCCAA
This window contains:
- the LOC125207833 gene encoding bidirectional sugar transporter SWEET1-like: MSQAKALHLVFGVLGNATGLFLFLSPSVTFKRIIMNKSTEQFSGVPYVMTLLNCLLAAWYGLPFISPNNYLVSAINGTGIVIESIYVLIFLVYAPKKEKRRIMALLFVILAIFSTVALVSIFALKQEKKRQLFCGFAATIFSIIMYASPLSVMRMVIKTKSVEYMPFLLSLFVFLCGTSWFIYGLIGNDKFLYIPNGFGCFLGAMQLTLYGIYRKNKDEVKKPTMDENLEMGLADSHQPKQPTHAKNGQP